The genome window TCTGTTATTGCTTTTTTTAAATCCTTTTCACTTATGCCATTGTCCCTCATCATTTGAGCAACACTATCACTTCCTGCCAGAATTCCTAGTAATATATGTTCAATTGAAACATATTCATCCCCATATTCTTTAAGATAGTTTGATGCTTTGCTTAATGCTTTATTTGCAGGAGCTGATAAATACGGTGCAGCTCCCCCCGAAACTTTAGGATAGGAGTCAATAATACTATCCAACGTTTTTCTGAAAACGAGGATATTAACATTGCATTTTTTTAATAAAAAAGGAACAACAGTATTATCGCTTTCTAATAATCCTATTAATATATGTCCTGTTTCTATAGCCTGATTATTACCAGAAGCAGCAATTTGCATAGCATTTTGGATTGCTTCCTGGGATTTGATTGTGAAATTATTCAGATTCATAAATTCTTTTTCTTTAATTTAGAATGCCAAATCAATTTTTATACCTTTTGATTTTAAGGAGTTAAGTGGAAAAAATGACACACAAATTCAAGCCTTGCTGTCATTTTGGCTATTTGTGCTGCTGTTTTGGATTAAACATAGGAAAAATAAAAAAATCATTCTATTAACAATTCCCCCAAAAGAAATGAAAAGCTATAAGGTCTCAAAGACAGCAAAGATTTTTGCTTTACGCTCTTTCCCAGTTAAATGATCCGTTTAGCTTTATTAAGAAGAACAAAATAAAAAAGACCGGTTCAGAAGAACCGGTCTTTTTTATTCATTAGAAAAATTGGAATTGTATTATCTTTTTTTCTCTTTAAGTCTTGCTTTTTTACCAGTTAATTCTCTGATATAAAATATTCTCGCCCTTCTAACAACGCCTACTTTATTCACTTCAATTTTGTCAATAAAAGGAGAAGTAATAGGGAAAATTCTTTCAACACCAATATTGTTTGAAATTTTTCTAACAGTAAAAGTTTCAGTAACACCAGAGCCTTTTCTCTGAATTACAACACCTTGAAACTGCTGAATTCTCATTTTTTCACCTTCTTTTATTTTGTAATGCACTGTTACAGTATAACCAGCCTTGAAAGCCGGAAATTCGGGTTTTGTGCTTAATTCGTTCTCAACAAATTTAACTAATTCCATTTTTTTAGTTTTTTTAATATCAAATACTATCCCTTTTTCAGGGCTGCAAGTTTACGGAAATATTTTCAATAAACAGAACATTTCAAAAAATATTCTGCTAATCATGATTTTTTTTCCTTTTCTCTGTTTAGAAGGTCAGGTCTTCTTTCCAAGGTTCTTTTCAAGGATTGCTCATGTCTCCATTGGTCAATGATTTTGGAATTGCCTGAGAGAAGAATTTCCGGAACTTTTAAACCTTGATAATCAGCAGGTCGTGTGTAAACAGGAGGAGCTAATAAATTATCCTGAAAAGAATCTGATAGGGCAGAGGTTTCATCATTTAAAACCCCTGGTATTACTCTTATTATAGTATCACACAATACTGCTGCGGCTAATTCACCTCCTGTTAACACGTAATCTCCAATTGAAATTTCCATGGTAATATATTTGTCTCTTACTCTTTGATCAATTCCTTTATAATGTCCACAAAGAATAATAATGTTTTTCATAGAGGACAATTTATTGGCTATTGATTGTTGAAGTTGAATGCCATCAGGTGTCATATAAATGATTTGATCATAAATTCTTTGCTCCTGTAGCTTTTCTATGCATTTGGCAATGGGTTCAATCATCATAACCATACCCGCGCTGCCTCCATAGGGTGCATCATCAATAGTTTTATGTTTGTTTGAGGAATAATCCCTGATATTGTGCAAATGAATTTCCGCCAAACCCTTTGATTGTGCTCTTTTAATAATAGAATCAGAAAAGGGACTATCAAGCAACTGGGGCAAGACAGTTAGAATATCTATTCTCATGTAAAATTATTTTTTGTAAAAGTATATTAAATAGAATTAACCATCTATTTGTTTATTGAAATAACGCAATTATCATTAATTTAAAGTATTTATTGAACCAAAATCTAAAAAACATAAATCAATCGGTTTGTAAAATGAGATAAAAGTTGTTGCATAAAAAATGCCTTTATATTTATCAATTCTGGAAATAAATCTGATATATTTGTAAATTAAAATACATAAACAATGGCTGAAATCAGATACAACTGGACCAAACAAGAAATTTTAGAAATTTATAACACACCGCTCTTGGAGCTTATTCATAAAGCTTCGAATGTACATAGAACGCACCATGAACCCAATCAAGTGCAGGTAAGTTCGCTTGTATCAATTAAAACAGGTGGTTGTGTTGAGGATTGTTCCTATTGTCCACAGGCTGCAAGGTATCATACTGATGTGAAAGTTCATAAATTAATG of Bacteroidota bacterium contains these proteins:
- the rplS gene encoding 50S ribosomal protein L19, producing the protein MELVKFVENELSTKPEFPAFKAGYTVTVHYKIKEGEKMRIQQFQGVVIQRKGSGVTETFTVRKISNNIGVERIFPITSPFIDKIEVNKVGVVRRARIFYIRELTGKKARLKEKKR
- the trmD gene encoding tRNA (guanosine(37)-N1)-methyltransferase TrmD — encoded protein: MRIDILTVLPQLLDSPFSDSIIKRAQSKGLAEIHLHNIRDYSSNKHKTIDDAPYGGSAGMVMMIEPIAKCIEKLQEQRIYDQIIYMTPDGIQLQQSIANKLSSMKNIIILCGHYKGIDQRVRDKYITMEISIGDYVLTGGELAAAVLCDTIIRVIPGVLNDETSALSDSFQDNLLAPPVYTRPADYQGLKVPEILLSGNSKIIDQWRHEQSLKRTLERRPDLLNREKEKKS